From the Peptostreptococcaceae bacterium genome, one window contains:
- a CDS encoding rod shape-determining protein, whose translation MFGFGMEIGIDLGTASVLVYIKDKGIVLQEPSVVSIDTQTNEILAVGVEARKMLGRTPGNIQAIRPLKDGVISDYEITERMLRYFIKKTCGKSRIFRPKIIVCVPSGVTGVEKRAVIDATTEAGGGKTYLIEEPIAGAIGAGLDITTADGNMIIDIGGGTTDIAVISLGGIVVSNSIKVAGDKFDDAIIKYMRKTHNILLGERTAEDLKVNIGTAYPRKESIKMDCRGRDLITGLPKTISVTADEMLEALADPINLIAEAVHSVLEKTPPELAADISTKGIVMTGGGALLYGLNKLIEKRTGIPVYVADDPISCVAKGTGMSLNHLKVLEKSMMSNPRRRNRRY comes from the coding sequence ATGTTTGGTTTTGGAATGGAAATAGGAATAGATTTGGGGACTGCCAGCGTACTTGTTTATATAAAGGATAAGGGAATAGTACTCCAGGAACCTTCAGTAGTTTCCATAGATACTCAGACCAATGAGATTCTCGCTGTCGGAGTAGAGGCTCGAAAAATGCTCGGAAGAACCCCCGGAAACATACAGGCCATTAGGCCGCTAAAGGACGGAGTAATATCCGACTACGAAATAACAGAGAGAATGCTCAGGTATTTCATCAAGAAAACCTGTGGTAAAAGCCGTATTTTCAGGCCCAAAATCATCGTTTGTGTACCCAGCGGAGTAACCGGCGTTGAGAAACGTGCCGTTATTGACGCAACCACAGAGGCCGGCGGAGGAAAGACATACCTAATAGAAGAACCAATCGCTGGAGCAATAGGAGCGGGACTAGACATAACAACCGCCGACGGAAACATGATCATAGACATTGGCGGCGGCACGACAGACATAGCTGTAATATCGCTTGGAGGCATAGTAGTATCCAATTCAATAAAAGTCGCCGGCGACAAATTTGATGACGCAATAATCAAATACATGCGCAAGACCCACAATATACTACTTGGGGAGCGCACAGCAGAAGATCTGAAAGTAAACATAGGCACAGCCTATCCAAGAAAAGAATCGATAAAAATGGATTGTCGCGGACGAGACCTCATAACCGGTCTTCCCAAAACAATCAGCGTAACCGCGGACGAAATGCTTGAGGCCCTCGCAGACCCGATAAACCTTATTGCGGAGGCAGTGCACTCGGTGCTCGAAAAAACACCACCCGAGCTTGCAGCGGACATAAGTACAAAGGGAATAGTCATGACCGGAGGAGGAGCCCTCCTTTATGGTCTCAATAAACTTATAGAAAAACGCACAGGGATTCCCGTTTATGTGGCAGATGATCCCATATCCTGCGTAGCAAAAGGCACAGGGATGTCACTCAACCACCTGAAAGTTCTTGAAAAAAGCATGATGAGCAATCCACGGCGCAGAAATCGCCGCTACTAA
- the murA gene encoding UDP-N-acetylglucosamine 1-carboxyvinyltransferase, with amino-acid sequence MPKFIVEKSEPLKGTVRISGAKNAVLPVMAATLLATEPCIIDDVPGLMDVNVMKDVLKSFDFVINEIGPESIEVIPVEIKQQEAPYELIKKMRASFLVMGPLLAMKGVARVSMPGGCAIGARPIDLHLKGFKALGAEIDLGHGYVEARAERLVGDRIYLDFPSVGATENIMMAAAMAEGQTIIENAAEEPEIIDLANFLNKMGGKIRGAGTDTIRIDGVEKLYGTRHAIIPDRIEAGTFMVAAAITRGDILVANVLPEHLKPIIAKLKETGVQITEYEDSIRVNASEDLRSMDIKTLPYPGFPTDMQAQCMALLTVAEGTSVIIESVFENRFMHVSELNRMGANIKIEGHSAVVQGVKGLQGAQVKATDLRAGAALILAGLIAEGTTEIDEIYHILRGYVNIDGKLRALGAKIKTVE; translated from the coding sequence TTGCCTAAATTTATTGTTGAGAAAAGCGAACCACTCAAAGGCACAGTTAGAATTAGCGGAGCCAAGAATGCGGTATTACCCGTAATGGCTGCCACTCTTTTGGCTACAGAGCCATGCATCATAGACGATGTTCCTGGTCTTATGGACGTCAACGTCATGAAGGACGTATTGAAATCCTTTGATTTCGTAATAAATGAAATAGGTCCGGAGTCCATTGAGGTCATACCGGTTGAAATAAAGCAGCAGGAAGCTCCATACGAACTGATAAAGAAAATGAGGGCGTCATTCCTTGTTATGGGTCCGCTTCTTGCAATGAAAGGCGTGGCAAGGGTTTCAATGCCGGGAGGCTGCGCAATAGGAGCAAGGCCGATTGATTTGCATCTTAAGGGCTTCAAAGCACTTGGCGCGGAGATAGATTTGGGCCACGGATATGTAGAGGCCAGAGCCGAGCGTCTTGTGGGGGACAGAATATATCTTGACTTCCCAAGCGTAGGGGCCACAGAGAACATAATGATGGCCGCAGCAATGGCAGAGGGGCAGACAATCATTGAGAATGCCGCAGAGGAGCCGGAAATAATCGATCTGGCAAACTTCCTTAACAAGATGGGCGGCAAAATTCGAGGCGCCGGCACAGACACAATCCGTATCGACGGAGTGGAAAAACTATACGGAACAAGGCATGCAATTATCCCCGACCGAATAGAGGCCGGAACATTCATGGTTGCCGCCGCAATCACAAGAGGCGACATTTTAGTTGCAAACGTTCTGCCGGAGCATCTTAAGCCGATAATTGCAAAGCTGAAGGAGACCGGCGTTCAAATAACCGAGTATGAAGATTCCATAAGGGTTAACGCATCCGAGGACCTCCGGTCCATGGACATAAAGACACTTCCATATCCCGGCTTCCCTACAGACATGCAGGCACAGTGCATGGCCCTGCTGACAGTTGCAGAGGGAACCAGCGTAATAATTGAGAGCGTATTTGAGAACAGGTTCATGCATGTCAGCGAGCTCAATAGAATGGGCGCAAACATCAAGATAGAGGGACATAGCGCAGTAGTCCAAGGAGTAAAAGGCCTTCAGGGCGCCCAGGTAAAAGCAACCGACTTGCGTGCGGGTGCGGCACTAATACTTGCCGGGCTGATAGCGGAAGGCACAACCGAAATCGACGAAATCTACCACATACTAAGGGGATACGTCAACATCGACGGAAAGCTAAGGGCCCTTGGGGCAAAAATAAAGACAGTCGAGTAG
- a CDS encoding F0F1 ATP synthase subunit epsilon: protein MANNFHLEIVTPYRMFYDDDAEMVIVKTITGEMGILNEHMPSVVPLDIGILRIKANGKIQSASTAGGFVTIGTDKTTIITDCAEWADEIDVNRAENALERAQQRLDKRNEKIDIARAELAIKKAFNRIKLVEESGKKK, encoded by the coding sequence ATGGCAAACAATTTCCATTTGGAAATAGTGACTCCCTACCGGATGTTTTATGACGACGACGCTGAAATGGTAATCGTCAAAACTATAACCGGAGAAATGGGAATCCTTAACGAGCACATGCCTTCAGTCGTTCCTCTCGACATCGGGATTCTGAGAATCAAGGCGAACGGTAAAATCCAATCGGCCTCAACAGCCGGGGGATTCGTTACAATCGGTACGGACAAAACCACAATCATAACCGACTGCGCAGAGTGGGCAGACGAGATTGATGTGAACCGTGCAGAAAACGCCTTGGAGCGTGCGCAGCAACGTCTTGACAAACGCAACGAGAAAATCGATATCGCACGAGCAGAACTGGCCATCAAAAAGGCCTTCAACAGAATTAAACTTGTTGAAGAGAGTGGCAAAAAGAAATAG
- the atpD gene encoding F0F1 ATP synthase subunit beta: MEKNVGKVVQIIGAVLDVRFESGQLPKILNAVVVEQGDRRIFSEAFQHIGDNTVRCVAMASTDGLVRGARAVDTGAPITVPVGRATLGRLFNVLGEVVDNKEDVSRETMLPIHRKAPAFDEQETSTEIFETGIKVVDLVCPYAKGGKIGLFGGAGVGKTVLIQELINNIAKEHGGLSVFAGVGERTREGNDLYHEMTDSGVIDKMAMVFGQMNEPPGARMRVGLTGLTMAEYFRDVEGKDVLLFIDNIFRFTQAGSEVSALLGRMPSAVGYQPTLATDMGTLQERITSTKAGSITSVQAVYVPADDLTDPAPATTFSHLDATTVLSRDISNLGIYPAVDPLDSSSRILDPNIVGEEHYAVARRVQEILQRYKELQDIIAILGMDELSDEDKITVARARKIQRFLSQPFSVAEAFTNQPGKYVTIKDTIRGFKEILEGKHDDIPESAFLYVGTIEEAVEKAKAAS, translated from the coding sequence ATGGAGAAAAATGTAGGAAAAGTTGTACAGATAATCGGAGCCGTACTAGACGTTCGGTTCGAATCCGGACAACTGCCTAAAATACTAAATGCCGTCGTTGTTGAGCAGGGCGACAGGAGAATATTTTCCGAAGCCTTCCAACACATAGGCGACAATACAGTCAGATGTGTAGCCATGGCCTCTACAGACGGATTGGTTAGAGGGGCTAGAGCAGTCGACACAGGCGCTCCAATAACAGTGCCTGTCGGCAGGGCAACACTCGGAAGACTCTTCAACGTTCTTGGAGAAGTGGTCGACAATAAAGAAGACGTATCCAGAGAAACGATGCTTCCAATTCACAGAAAGGCCCCGGCCTTCGATGAACAAGAAACATCCACTGAGATATTCGAGACAGGCATAAAGGTTGTAGACCTGGTTTGCCCATACGCAAAAGGCGGAAAAATCGGCCTCTTCGGAGGAGCCGGCGTTGGAAAAACAGTTCTCATCCAGGAACTTATTAACAACATCGCAAAAGAGCACGGAGGACTTTCAGTATTCGCAGGAGTTGGAGAGCGTACCCGTGAGGGGAATGACCTCTACCATGAAATGACCGATTCAGGAGTCATCGACAAAATGGCAATGGTATTCGGACAGATGAACGAGCCTCCCGGCGCCAGAATGAGAGTTGGACTGACAGGCCTTACCATGGCCGAGTATTTCCGTGACGTAGAGGGAAAAGACGTTCTGCTTTTCATCGATAACATATTCAGATTCACACAAGCGGGCTCGGAGGTTTCAGCCCTTCTGGGACGTATGCCTAGTGCCGTTGGATACCAGCCGACGCTAGCTACGGACATGGGTACCCTCCAAGAGAGGATAACATCCACAAAAGCCGGATCAATCACATCGGTTCAAGCCGTTTACGTGCCTGCCGACGACCTGACAGACCCGGCTCCGGCCACTACATTCTCACATCTGGACGCCACAACAGTTCTATCCCGTGACATATCCAACCTGGGAATATACCCGGCAGTAGATCCGCTGGATTCATCGTCAAGAATACTCGACCCCAACATAGTAGGGGAAGAGCACTACGCCGTTGCCAGAAGAGTTCAGGAAATACTTCAAAGATACAAAGAACTCCAGGACATCATCGCCATACTGGGAATGGATGAGCTTTCAGACGAGGACAAAATCACCGTTGCAAGAGCTCGTAAAATCCAAAGATTCCTTTCGCAGCCGTTCTCGGTTGCCGAAGCCTTCACAAACCAGCCCGGAAAATACGTAACAATCAAAGACACCATCCGAGGCTTCAAAGAAATACTCGAAGGCAAGCATGACGATATCCCGGAATCGGCATTCCTTTATGTCGGCACAATAGAAGAAGCCGTCGAAAAGGCCAAAGCTGCAAGCTAA